A DNA window from Mytilus edulis chromosome 14, xbMytEdul2.2, whole genome shotgun sequence contains the following coding sequences:
- the LOC139504389 gene encoding uncharacterized protein: MAVSYLKGLCTRYNNLLAKELDKSGDIIAQGIQDESVTTQLRQVLSAERRLKDFAAKLEDSMKEISLILEEKEDEEGEIVKFTKASEIYFKLLDGVTQRLDELKIFEEEIQDKITDTKKTESATDHKVEHLLQLQTQMQEQILQFQQLQLQELQRKSQPSTVSAVKLPKLDLVSYNGDKLKWTEFWDSFEAAVHTNQSLTKIEKLNYLKSKLFGTANSAISGLTLSHENYDVAISILKERFGNVQSVVNKHYSDLINLQSASNQTTHLRRLYDDLERHLRSLDAMHQDVTQDVFISMITSKLPKEVLIQLEIQKGNNERWTVGKLRQFFNTYITAREAAESQSKETHTGPSSEEKQQSKIQSNNSNFQPRKHLSAEALMTIKPFGKNSGSGNSMVCRYCDGHHWSDECRKFSTIEDRKQKIKGSCYTCLKPGHVSRDCKFEKACYHCKQKKGHHRSLCPKKIPSQQKEVSHLADEMREIVSSEENVPENSLLSSGDIVLMQTAQTTVSNTEVNETEVVRLLMDSGSQRTYITENLAKRLNLKKKATEEITLVTFGADKPKTLRTQKVSLKIRLKDGVCMLIDANVVPKITGSILRRPLQMDVCENVKYLCNNLQLADTLPSSLESSTIEILIGNDYYLDIILPQKIEIQQGLYLLGSKLGWILTGRSQLSDEERENKMTMTVNGLLSITECCLNSTIDTCQQIKPSIEDFWKLETIGIQDCPYTSDDENTLSNFVTSLKMENGRYQVAWPWKEKLPELPENRELAYGRLKSLFQKMKNNPDLLNKYDEIIQDQCKKGIIEKVSNQCSKDTGIKHYIPHHAVVDPTKPTTKVRIVYDASAKSKQENKSLNDCLHRGPVMLQDLCGLLLRFQMNKIAVVADIEKAFLQIELQKNDRDATRFFWLRNINHPTVENNVQVYRFCRVPFGVISNPFLLAATLDYHLDTYKMQQQQILEKTFMWIM, encoded by the coding sequence ATGGCAGTCTCATATTTGAAAGGACTCTGTACAAGGTACAATAATTTGTTAGCTAAAGAATTAGATAAAAGTGGAGATATAATAGCACAAGGGATTCAAGATGAAAGTGTGACAACACAATTAAGGCAAGTTTTATCAGCAGAGAGGCGATTAAAGGATTTTGCAGCAAAACTTGAAGATAGTATGAAAGAAATTTCACTTATATTAGAGGAAAAAGAAGATGAAGAAGGtgaaattgtaaaatttacaaaggcaagtgaaatatattttaaattgcttgACGGTGTAACACAGCGCTTAGACGAATTAAAAATATTCGAGGAAGAAATTCAGGATAAAATTACAGATACTAAGAAAACAGAATCGGCCACGGACCACAAGGTGGAGCATTTATTACAATTACAGACACAAATGCAAGAACAGATATTACAGTTTCAACAGTTACAACTCCAAGAATTACAGAGGAAAAGTCAACCTTCAACAGTAAGTGCAGTTAAACTTCCTAAATTAGACCTAGTTTCGTACAATGGAGATAAGTTAAAATGGACAGAATTTTGGGATTCATTTGAAGCAGCAGTGCACACAAATCAAAGCttgacaaaaatagaaaaattaaattacttGAAAAGCAAACTTTTTGGAACAGCTAATTCTGCTATATCTGGCTTAACGCTCTCCCATGAAAATTACGATGTAGCAATTTCAATACTAAAGGAAAGATTTGGAAATGTTCAATCTGTTGTCAACAAGCACTATTCAGATTTAATAAACCTTCAGTCAGCTTCAAATCAAACTACACATTTACGTAGACTTTATGATGACTTGGAACGACACTTACGTAGTTTGGACGCAATGCATCAAGATGTAACCCAAGATGTATTCATCTCGATGATAACATCTAAGCTACCAAAAGAAGTCCTTATTCAACTTGAAATACAGAAAGGTAACAATGAAAGATGGACAGTAGGGAAGTTAAGACAGTTTTTCAATACTTACATAACTGCTAGGGAAGCTGCAGAAAGTCAGTCTAAGGAAACACATACTGGTCCCAGTTCTGAAGAAAAACAGCAGTCTAAAATCCAGTCGAACAACAGTAATTTTCAACCAAGAAAACACTTATCTGCAGAAGCTCTGATGACAATAAAGCCATTTGGAAAAAACTCAGGCAGTGGAAATTCAATGGTTTGCCGATATTGTGATGGACACCATTGGAGTGATGAGTGCAGAAAGTTCAGTACAATTGAAGACAGGAAGCAGAAAATCAAGGGTAGTTGTTATACATGCTTGAAACCAGGACATGTTAGTAGagactgtaaatttgaaaaagcATGCTACCATTGCAAACAGAAAAAGGGTCACCATAGAAGTTTATGCCCAAAGAAAATTCCCTCTCAACAGAAAGAAGTTTCACATCTAGCTGATGAAATGCGTGAAATAGTTTCAAGTGAAGAGAACGTACCAGAGAATAGCTTGTTGTCCTCCGGAGATATAGTTTTGATGCAGACAGCTCAAACAACTGTGTCAAATACAGAAGTTAATGAAACAGAAGTAGTAAGACTATTAATGGACTCCGGATCTCAGCGAACATATATAACAGAAAATTTGGCCAAGAGATTAAACTTGAAGAAGAAAGCTACAGAGGAGATAACTCTTGTAACATTTGGTGCAGATAAGCCAAAAACATTAAGAACACAAAAGGTGTCATTAAAGATCAGACTAAAAGATGGAGTTTGTATGCTTATTGATGCTAATGTTGTTCCTAAGATAACAGGATCAATACTAAGAAGACCTTTACAAATGGATGTATGTGAAAATGTGAAATACTTATGTAACAATCTGCAACTTGCTGACACACTGCCTAGTAGCTTAGAAAGTTCAACAATAGAGATTCTTATCGGAAATGATTATTATTTGGATATCATATTGCCACAGAAAATAGAAATTCAACAAGGGCTTTATCTACTTGGCTCTAAGCTAGGATGGATCCTTACAGGAAGGTCACAATTAAGTGATGAAGAAAGAGAGAACAAAATGACCATGACAGTAAATGGCTTATTATCTATAACAGAATGCTGTCTCAACTCTACAATTGACACATGTCAACAAATCAAGCCATCCATTGAAGATTTCTGGAAATTGGAAACTATTGGAATACAAGATTGTCCATATACATCAGACGACGAAAATACTTTGAGTAACTTTGTCACCTCACTCAAAATGGAAAATGGAAGATATCAAGTAGCCTGGCCATGGAAAGAAAAATTACCGGAACTTCCTGAAAATAGGGAACTTGCATACGGAAGACTAAAGTCACTTTTTCAGAAAATGAAGAACAATCCTGACCTATTAAACAAGTATGATGAGATTATTCAAGACCAGTGCAAAAAGGGCATCATAGAAAAGGTGTCAAACCAATGTAGTAAGGATACCGGAATCAAGCATTACATACCACATCATGCAGTAGTTGACCCAACCAAACCTACAACTAAAGTAAGGATAGTTTATGATGCGTCTGCCAAATCAAAACAAGAGAATAAAAGTTTGAATGATTGCCTGCACAGAGGACCTGTAATGTTACAAGATTTATGTGGACTCTTGTTGCGTTTTCAAATGAACAAAATTGCAGTAGTTGCTGATATTGAAAAGGCATTTCTCCAAATTGAACTACAAAAAAATGACAGAGATGCAACTAGATTTTTTTGGCTAAGAAACATTAATCATCCAACTGTAGAAAACAATGTACAAGTTTACAGATTTTGCAGAGTGCCATTTGGAGTTATATCAAATCCTTTCCTACTTGCAGCAACTTTGGACTATCACCTTGACACATACAAAATGCAACAGCAGCAAATATTAGAGAAAACATTTATGTGGATAATGTAA
- the LOC139504390 gene encoding uncharacterized protein has product MNLREWASNSQQFLKCIPKEDLVNRDKLKVLGLTWTIKDDTLTVNSARNDNMFPITKREVLQRVASVFDPLRFFTPVTLRTKLFLQILWNKKMEWDEQLTEEDIQQWKEISFDLDEIQEYHIPRAIGLPGTVTFRLLCFCDASTKAYASAVYLHQLREDNLCKIDLLFSKTRLVPNKKITLPRLELLAVVIGVRCIDFVKKQLKLPICETILWTDSQCVLHWIGSKKPLATFVDNRIKEIRQQQDIQFQYVYTKENPADIASRGTTVSLLKENIQWWYGPSWLTKHRTEWPSWDPHNISVDNKNSIESEYKVSKVFMKQNCLLERVLTE; this is encoded by the coding sequence ATGAACTTAAGAGAATGGGCATCAAATTCACAgcaatttttaaaatgcattCCCAAGGAAGACCTGGTGAATAGAGACAAATTAAAGGTTCTTGGATTAACTTGGACAATAAAAGATGATACATTAACAGTGAACAGTGCAAGAAATGATAACATGTTTCCAATCACCAAAAGAGAAGTATTACAGAGAGTGGCTTCTGTGTTTGATCCACTTAGATTTTTCACACCTGTGACTTTAAGAACCAAGCTTTTCCTCCAAATTTTGTGGAACAAGAAAATGGAATGGGATGAACAACTGACAGAGGAAGATATTCAGCAATGGAAAGAAATCTCTTTTGATTTAGATGAAATTCAGGAATATCATATTCCTAGAGCTATTGGGCTACCTGGTACAGTTACGTTCAGATTACTATGCTTTTGTGATGCTTCAACCAAAGCCTATGCTTCTGCTGTTTATCTACATCAACTCAGGGAAGACAACTTATGTAAAATTGATTTACTGTTTTCCAAGACACGCTTGGtaccaaataagaaaataactttaCCACGACTTGAGTTATTAGCAGTTGTCATTGGTGTCCGTTGCATTGACTTTGTTAAGAAGCAATTAAAACTTCCTATCTGTGAGACGATTTTGTGGACAGATTCTCAATGTGTTTTACACTGGATAGGATCGAAAAAACCTCTAGCAACATTTGTTGATAATAGAATAAAGGAGATTAGGCAGCAACAAGACATTCAATTTCAGTACGTCTATACGAAGGAAAATCCAGCTGATATTGCAAGCAGAGGCACAACAGTATCACTGTTAAAAGAAAACATCCAATGGTGGTATGGTCCCTCTTGGTTAACTAAACACAGAACTGAGTGGCCTAGTTGGGATCCTCACAATATAAGTGTTGACaataaaaattcaattgaatCAGAATACAAGGTATCTAAAGTATTCATGAAGCAAAATTGCTTGCTGGAGAGGGTCCTGACGGAGTAA